In the Leptospira wolffii serovar Khorat str. Khorat-H2 genome, CCTTTTATTTTTGGGATTGCTATTGTTCCGAATTCCGAACTGGTTCCTATTGTTTCCGGGATTTTTGTACGGGTTGTTTAGGGGAGCCGGGTATCTTTAACAGAAAAGTCTTATAAGAATAAAAAAGACATGATTGTTTGGCACGAATAAGAGATTTAGAAGTCGTGAAGAATGGGACGAATTTTGAATACTTATTATTCTTATAAGCGGATTTATAGTTTTACATTAGGTATCCTTTTGCGGCGGAAATAAAATGAAGAAAATCACTGTAGCCTTTATCGTTTTATTTACCGTATTCCTGGATTGTTCCAAGAACATTCAAGAAACGGAAAAACAATCTCCGGACGTGGACATTCATTCCATTCTGGATAACGTTTTCTCGGATTACTCCTTAATGCATGGTATTTCTTTGAAATTCAATAAGCAAAAATCGAGCTACGATTTCGACTACGGGTCCGAAGGCTTGTATTGGCACGATGTAGGAAAATTTTTAATCGCAGGCGATCGGATCGAATTGAAACCCTCTAAGTGCGAGCCGAAATGCGAGCAGTCTTTCGGTAAGGGTTTTTGCGAGATAAAGCCTAAGAGCGAATCCTATTCTCATAGGCTTTCCTTGAATTGTTATTCGAATTCCAATAATTATTTATTGCATACAAGTGTAAAAAATAATTCGGCTTCCTTCGATATCCGACAAAGTGCCTACTTGGAGAATGAAATTATTTTTTATAAAGGGAGGGAATATCGATCCGTTGGCGGAAAGAATGGAACCACTATCGATAATGTGAAAATCCGGAAGGAACCGAATGTAAACGCCAAAGAATTGGAATTCTCTACTGATTTATACGGTCCGTATCTAAACCATATTCCTAAAAACACGGGTATCAAATTGTATATGAGGACTCTTGAGAAGGACAGGGTGAAACAATGGGAAAACTATTGGTATTTTGTCGAGACTGACTCTACATCCGGTTGGGTATTCGGAGAATTCGTAAAATTCAAATAAACCGGGCTCGATTCTAATTCGACCGAGTGAATGCAACCGGAAAGCCTCTTGTTTATGAATTAACTTTTGAGGTTCGGATCCGGGACTCGCGGGCACGTAAAATTCTTTACAACCTCTCATTGTGCCGGAAAGACTAATTACTAAGGACGAGCGTCATGCAATTAATAGAAGAGCCAACGCAGGAAATAGAGAAAAGAATCTACGCGGAAATCCATAGAGTGGAAGATCCGGAGATCGGGATTTCGGTGGCCGAATTAGGGTTGATCTATCGGATCCATGTGGAAGGAAGCAAGGCCAAGATCGATATGACCTATACTTCTATGGCTTGTCCCGCCGGTCCCCAAATGAAACAGGAAATCCAAGACAACGCCCTGAGAGTGGAAGGTATCGACTCCGTGGAAGTGGAGGTGGTCTGGACTCCGAAATGGGATCCGAGAGTTATGGCTTCCGAGGAAGCGAAGATGGATCTTGGAATCTTCGAATATTAGGAAAATTTAAGTATTTGGGGAGAGGGTTCTCCGCCTAAGGACTATTCGTAGCCTGGGGGTTGCCTCCAACGATAATTTTCAGTGTATCTGAAAGCTCTGAACGGAAATTCTGTTCCTCCGACCTGTAATTGAGCGAGCCCCCACCCATCTCGGGATCGGGGGGCGGGTCCCTAAGAGGGGACGCTCGGTTTTCTCTCTAACAGAAACAGTTCAGATCTTCCAGCCCGATTCACATTTCACGCGGAATTCTTGCTCCAATTACGTGAAATCGCCGGAAGCGAGAGATTTTGCCGGCTTTTCGTGGCACTCCATTCCATCTATATATTCAAAGAACCGAAATATAAGTCCGATTTAAACTACGGCTATGCAATGCCTTCCTATGACTCTAAACTTTGTTTACGATTATGAATCGTCCGCTGTCCTGAGGGAAGAGTTGCTTGATTCGCAAAAGAAAGGCTATGGGTAAAATGTCTGGTTGGTCGGTCCGTTCACTTTATAGTTTTATCGAGATCGATTCGATCCCATACTTCGCATAGCGAATGACGGTGGGGCTGATCCATCTTCACTAATTCAACCCCTATCTTTTGCTTGGCAAAATCCATGTATAGGCTTAACGTCTCTTCTTGAGCTTAGGAGGCCGCTTATTCTGCGGGTCTTGGATTTCTCCCCGGATTATTCACTCAGATCATTAGCGAGAAAAATTATGAATAAGAATATATTATTAATCTTAGTGATGGTTTTTTCATTACAGTATTGCTCGACTACACCCAAACTACTCGAGTCGATTAGAAATCATGATAGACATACTGCTTTCGGGCTTCTCGATAATGATCCATCCTTAATATCCGTTCGCGATCAAAACGGAAATTCTGCCTTGCATTATGCCGTTTCCGTATCCGATGACGACCTCCTGATCGAATTGATCAAGAGATATCCTAATATAAATGTAAATGTCCAAAATAATAACGGCACTTCTCCGGTTCATATCGCTGCCGAAAAGCAGAACTTAAACGCTCTTAGGATACTCTTAAAATCCGGGGCAAATTTCGAACTTAAGACGAATATGGGCTCTACTCCTTTGTTGCTTGCCGTCTTTAAGAATGCACTTCCATCTATCAAATTTTTAATCGAGACGGCAAAAGCGAATCCGAATGTGATCGATAAGGACGGGACGCCTCCGCTTATATATGCGATCTATAAGAGCTATACGGAAGTGGCTTTGTATTTGATCGAACACGGAGCGGATTGCAATCTTAAGGACAAGGACGGAATTAGTCCCTTGTTCGAGGCCGCCACTCGGGGAAATCTGAATATAGTAAAGGCGTTGTTGGCCCGAGGAGCGCCTATCGACGACCAAATGTCTAAGGGTTTTACCCCCTTGCATAATGCCATCG is a window encoding:
- a CDS encoding metal-sulfur cluster assembly factor, with the protein product MQLIEEPTQEIEKRIYAEIHRVEDPEIGISVAELGLIYRIHVEGSKAKIDMTYTSMACPAGPQMKQEIQDNALRVEGIDSVEVEVVWTPKWDPRVMASEEAKMDLGIFEY
- a CDS encoding ankyrin repeat domain-containing protein, which translates into the protein MNKNILLILVMVFSLQYCSTTPKLLESIRNHDRHTAFGLLDNDPSLISVRDQNGNSALHYAVSVSDDDLLIELIKRYPNINVNVQNNNGTSPVHIAAEKQNLNALRILLKSGANFELKTNMGSTPLLLAVFKNALPSIKFLIETAKANPNVIDKDGTPPLIYAIYKSYTEVALYLIEHGADCNLKDKDGISPLFEAATRGNLNIVKALLARGAPIDDQMSKGFTPLHNAIGFSRYETADFLIESGANPNLSNRDGLNAVLFACANGNLAILEKVIKFGGSLNSQDNRKRTALHFAAYNGRLPIATYLLSKGASLYAKDLDGKTPYDMALERKNKDLYDILKP